The following are encoded together in the Anaerostipes caccae L1-92 genome:
- a CDS encoding DUF4320 family protein — protein sequence MKKILKTNRGEGYIDICVLVLCAMLVIALAVSVFPVFLAKNQLDTFAVELCREAEMSGRVGTETTRREQVLRERTGLNPKVEWSKKGNIQLNQEITVKLTLQRDLGLFGNFGSFPITLRASATGKSEVYHK from the coding sequence TTGAAAAAAATATTAAAAACTAATCGTGGAGAGGGATATATAGACATATGCGTACTGGTATTGTGTGCCATGCTGGTGATTGCATTGGCGGTCAGCGTATTTCCGGTTTTTTTGGCTAAGAATCAGTTAGATACATTTGCTGTGGAATTGTGCCGTGAGGCTGAAATGAGTGGCAGAGTCGGAACTGAGACCACTAGGCGGGAACAGGTATTACGAGAAAGGACCGGACTAAATCCTAAAGTTGAGTGGTCAAAAAAGGGTAATATCCAACTAAATCAGGAGATTACTGTAAAATTGACGTTGCAGCGGGACCTTGGGTTATTTGGGAATTTTGGTTCCTTTCCAATTACCTTAAGGGCTAGTGCTACAGGAAAGAGTGAGGTATATCATAAATGA
- a CDS encoding DUF6550 family protein, with amino-acid sequence MNDKVKKGMIIAGCVVCCVILAVMIASNFRKPAKTKDKLAESQSTEIEVKPEIKKSELDKKSKETESKEEESKKEPETTEEQKESEEEKEGNKDNGQPVQNIQPRVTKPEEPDPEVLKNPNQKPDGESVQGTPVPENHDEVKQPETDTVPGAAPEGESQEGKIYAPGFGWIDDIGEGEGIEDSNIYENGNKIGIMD; translated from the coding sequence ATGAATGATAAAGTGAAAAAAGGTATGATTATTGCGGGTTGCGTGGTGTGTTGTGTTATTCTTGCAGTGATGATTGCAAGTAATTTCAGAAAGCCAGCAAAAACAAAGGATAAATTAGCAGAGAGCCAGTCTACAGAAATAGAAGTGAAACCGGAAATCAAAAAGTCCGAATTAGACAAGAAGTCAAAAGAGACTGAAAGTAAAGAAGAGGAATCGAAGAAAGAACCGGAGACTACGGAGGAGCAGAAAGAATCAGAGGAGGAAAAAGAGGGAAATAAGGACAACGGGCAGCCTGTACAGAATATTCAGCCCAGAGTGACTAAACCGGAAGAACCAGATCCAGAAGTATTAAAAAATCCTAATCAGAAACCAGATGGGGAGAGCGTGCAGGGCACGCCGGTTCCGGAAAACCATGATGAAGTAAAACAGCCGGAGACAGACACGGTTCCTGGAGCCGCACCAGAAGGTGAGTCACAGGAAGGAAAAATATATGCCCCAGGCTTTGGATGGATTGATGACATTGGGGAAGGGGAAGGCATTGAAGACAGTAACATTTATGAAAACGGTAATAAAATTGGGATAATGGATTAA